From the genome of Acidobacteriota bacterium:
GAGCCCGGCCAAGTTTGAGCGACTCGCATACACTCCCCAAAAAGCAGAACCGGGCTGAGGAGGATCGTCGAAGATTCCACTTTTGTTCTGCACCGGCCGGGTGGCGAATGCAGTTACCCGCAAGGCAGCATGCGTGAGACTCGCCCGTATTCCGTCGAAGCTGAGCGGGACATTAGGACCTTCGCGAAGGGCGACAAGTCTTCCGGAGCCGAAAACGAGTTCCTGTCGTCCGATGCGCAACGTTACAGCTGAATTGGGGCGCGACGATGCCAGAACCAAGTCGACGAATCCCTGATGGACATCGAGCCTATCCTCATCGATGAGCGGCCGGGGACCGCCTGTCCGTCCATTTTCAAGAGAGCTGTTCAGCTCAGCAAAAAAACGAAATTTTGATCCGTAATGAAGATCGCCGTGCAGAAGATAACGCTGTAGCAGATATCCGTCAGCATCCTGTGTAGTCAGACCGAAACTGGTGTTATGGAAACGTTCGTAGGTCTCTCGCGCCTCACCCCCAAGAGAAAGAAA
Proteins encoded in this window:
- a CDS encoding alginate export family protein, whose product is MRLRSVFAWLLLTILCTTGNAQTRQADAEPSASRLAHLYPLPRYEEDWTFLRGTSGSSDFWDFTKFVPLAEHGRFFLSLGGEARETYERFHNTSFGLTTQDADGYLLQRYLLHGDLHYGSKFRFFAELNSSLENGRTGGPRPLIDEDRLDVHQGFVDLVLASSRPNSAVTLRIGRQELVFGSGRLVALREGPNVPLSFDGIRASLTHAALRVTAFATRPVQNKSGIFDDPPQPGSAFWGVYASRSNLAGL